aattttatgattataaataaactgcaaaGGATTTAATTCATGCCTAATTGCTTCTAAAATTGTGATgtacaattatatattttaatttgtaatattttactgatatattattatctacGTCAATTATTAGATTCTTATGATTTTGTCAGAGTATACGCGAAAtatgtttcattttcattgtagCAAATTAGAAACAAATACTTTCTACAAttccagaaaaaaaaataattgaataagtagtattttttggatttgagaaaaaagtatatttttaaataaaagctgcGGTCACACACTGTCTCTTAGTATaatatagagatataatttatGCCATACGAACGGATATTTGGCATCTATTATTAATCGTGGCGTTCGATTAGTAAACAAATATGGATTTCATTGACGACTTCATTGAGGAATACAAGAGCAACCCATGCTTGTGGAAAGCCGATTCAGTTGATTTTCGGAATCGAACCAGACGTCAAGAAGCATATATGAGGCTGATTGCAGTGGCAACTAAACATGGAGAACTGTACAATGTTGAAAGAACTAAGCAAAAGATTAACAATCTAAGGTGTGCATTTCGTCATCAGCTGCGCAAGTACAATGAAGTGAAGAAAAAAGGTGAAAAGTATGAACCGTACTGCCCGAAGCGGCGATACTTTGAATCTCTCATGTTTCTGAAGGACGAAGAAATCCCAGAGAAAAAATCAAAGCAGACTGATAATAATCTACctttacaacaacaaagtacAGATAACAATGTCATGGTGCAGCAAGAAACATACGAAGAGTTTTCCGACGCCGAAAGCTTGCCGAAACAGCAGATGAAAAACAACGATACCCATACGCATAATAGCAAATTATCGCCCAGCACAAGCGCCAACGAATTCTGTGCCAATTTATTTGAGGAAGTCGAGGTGGATCCAATTATCAGTATTCAAACAGTTAATTCGAACAACAATCAGACCAATCAATCGGCAACAATAAAGGAGGTGGACGTTATATTGCCGgcagacaacagcagcagcagcattataTGCGACCGAAGAAAATCAGTAAATACCTCAACAAATAAtgctgcaaatgaaaagttaaatttaGTAGAACAGCAAAATACAGTTGATGTGAATCGCGAAAAGCAGCTTTCAACCACCcgtcaaaaatatataaaaaccaaTAGGAAACGCTCATTATCGGGATCTTCGCAACTGTCAGACACAGATGCACCAATGGGAAAATGCAGAGCCGCCGGCATTTCTAATATT
This is a stretch of genomic DNA from Drosophila albomicans strain 15112-1751.03 chromosome 3, ASM965048v2, whole genome shotgun sequence. It encodes these proteins:
- the LOC117572735 gene encoding uncharacterized protein LOC117572735, yielding MDFIDDFIEEYKSNPCLWKADSVDFRNRTRRQEAYMRLIAVATKHGELYNVERTKQKINNLRCAFRHQLRKYNEVKKKGEKYEPYCPKRRYFESLMFLKDEEIPEKKSKQTDNNLPLQQQSTDNNVMVQQETYEEFSDAESLPKQQMKNNDTHTHNSKLSPSTSANEFCANLFEEVEVDPIISIQTVNSNNNQTNQSATIKEVDVILPADNSSSSIICDRRKSVNTSTNNAANEKLNLVEQQNTVDVNREKQLSTTRQKYIKTNRKRSLSGSSQLSDTDAPMGKCRAAGISNIDFERLFQLAFKNADNQLDDHFTNFGKIIAHKLRSMDNAQAIYAEKIIADVLYQGQMKMLSTLSITQFLSVDNTTVYVESHPK